Proteins encoded together in one Verrucomicrobiota bacterium window:
- a CDS encoding MBL fold metallo-hydrolase: MGLKFTFLGSGTSQGVPLLGKKYPPEYLANPKNHRTRSSIYVQSDTTNILVDTTPEMRIQCLREGVERVDAVVITHAHADHIMGMDDCRRWCDILGGPLPVYASPATMELIKHIFFYAFTPVGPIPRGYFHPDARMFTSKIEIGDISITPLPVPHGRMTTYGLLFEYQGKDRFAYISDAKTVPDEIIQNLKGIGVVVLDALRPQEHPTHMSLSEALEVRARIGAGTTYFTHLTEYYDHDKDQANLPPDVFFAWDGLKVEF, translated from the coding sequence ATGGGACTAAAATTTACATTTTTAGGGTCAGGCACATCACAAGGGGTACCTCTCTTGGGGAAGAAGTATCCCCCGGAATATCTGGCTAACCCCAAAAATCACCGGACACGTTCCTCGATCTACGTCCAGTCGGATACGACGAATATCCTGGTCGATACCACGCCGGAAATGAGGATCCAATGCCTGCGAGAAGGGGTGGAACGTGTGGATGCCGTGGTGATTACCCATGCGCACGCCGATCACATCATGGGAATGGACGATTGCCGGAGGTGGTGTGATATTCTGGGTGGACCCTTGCCGGTTTACGCTTCACCAGCCACGATGGAGCTGATTAAACACATCTTTTTTTATGCATTTACACCGGTAGGACCTATCCCGAGGGGATATTTCCACCCGGATGCGAGGATGTTCACCAGTAAAATAGAAATCGGTGATATCAGTATCACGCCTTTGCCGGTGCCCCACGGGCGCATGACGACGTATGGTTTACTCTTTGAATACCAAGGGAAGGACCGATTTGCTTATATTAGTGATGCAAAGACTGTGCCCGATGAAATAATCCAGAACTTAAAAGGGATCGGGGTTGTTGTATTAGATGCTTTGAGACCCCAAGAACATCCCACCCATATGAGTTTGTCAGAGGCACTGGAAGTAAGGGCCCGGATCGGGGCGGGAACGACCTATTTCACCCATCTGACTGAGTATTACGACCATGACAAAGATCAGGCAAACCTCCCTCCAGACGTATTTTTCGCATGGGACGGACTCAAGGTGGAGTTTTAA
- a CDS encoding (2Fe-2S) ferredoxin domain-containing protein yields the protein MNDNRKNLIPFKKHVFVCNGKSCTARGSAAVKERFMEELKARNLLRKSKIEGDIMCTDCSSVGLCEIGPAVLVYPEGLWYADVSPEDVPRIIEEHLLQGKPLWDKVQNRVPSDKDSNVQESI from the coding sequence ATGAACGACAACCGCAAAAATCTGATTCCTTTCAAAAAACATGTTTTTGTCTGTAACGGGAAATCCTGTACGGCCCGGGGGTCAGCCGCGGTGAAAGAACGATTCATGGAGGAGCTTAAGGCGCGCAATTTGCTCCGGAAATCCAAGATCGAGGGTGATATCATGTGTACGGACTGTTCGAGTGTGGGACTTTGCGAGATCGGCCCGGCGGTCTTGGTTTACCCTGAGGGACTCTGGTATGCGGATGTGAGCCCGGAAGATGTGCCCCGGATTATTGAGGAGCACCTTTTGCAGGGTAAACCGCTCTGGGATAAGGTTCAAAATCGGGTGCCCAGCGATAAAGACAGTAACGTGCAGGAATCAATATAA